The following are encoded together in the Bradyrhizobium sp. CCGUVB1N3 genome:
- a CDS encoding glycosyltransferase family 2 protein: MTSTELRIAVLVPCYNEEAAVATVVADFRKALPSAEIYVYDNNSRDRTASVAREAGAIVRSERRQGKGHVVRRMFADVEADVYVLVDGDATYDAPSASRMIDKLLDEHLDMVVGLRIDQAQAAYRRGHRTGNRMLTGFLSSTFGQAFKDILSGYRVFSRRFVKSFPVLADGFEIETELAVYALELSLPVAEVETPYYARPEGSFSKLNTWRDGFRILGTMLKLYRSERPLRFFTVIGILLALVSIILAIPIVITFIETGLVPRFPTAFLSMGLMITALLSVSSGLVLDTVTRGRREMKMLAYLSQPALKRN, translated from the coding sequence ATGACATCGACTGAGCTTCGCATCGCCGTGCTGGTGCCCTGCTACAACGAGGAGGCGGCGGTCGCGACCGTCGTCGCCGATTTCCGCAAGGCGTTGCCCTCGGCCGAGATCTACGTTTACGACAACAATTCGCGCGACCGCACGGCGAGCGTCGCGCGCGAGGCCGGTGCGATCGTGCGCAGCGAGCGGCGGCAGGGCAAGGGCCACGTGGTGCGCCGCATGTTCGCCGACGTCGAGGCCGATGTCTATGTGCTCGTCGATGGCGATGCGACCTACGATGCGCCGAGCGCGTCGCGCATGATCGACAAGCTCCTCGACGAACATCTCGACATGGTCGTCGGCCTTCGCATCGATCAGGCACAGGCCGCCTACCGGCGCGGCCATCGCACCGGCAACCGCATGCTGACCGGCTTCCTGTCGTCGACCTTCGGCCAGGCCTTCAAGGACATCCTGTCCGGCTACCGCGTGTTCTCTCGCCGCTTCGTCAAATCCTTCCCCGTGCTCGCCGACGGCTTCGAGATCGAGACCGAGCTTGCGGTTTATGCGCTCGAACTGTCGCTGCCGGTCGCCGAGGTCGAGACGCCCTATTACGCGCGCCCCGAAGGCTCGTTCTCGAAGCTCAACACCTGGCGTGACGGTTTTCGTATCCTCGGCACCATGCTCAAGCTCTACCGCTCCGAGCGGCCGTTGCGCTTCTTCACGGTGATCGGAATTCTGCTGGCGCTGGTGTCGATCATCCTCGCGATTCCGATCGTGATCACCTTCATCGAGACCGGCCTCGTGCCGCGCTTCCCGACTGCCTTTCTGTCGATGGGCTTGATGATCACGGCGCTGTTGTCGGTGTCGTCGGGGCTCGTGCTCGACACGGTCACGCGAGGACGGCGGGAAATGAAGATGCTCGCCTACCTGTCTCAGCCGGCGCTGAAAAGGAACTGA
- a CDS encoding MFS transporter has protein sequence MAKASQQVPGRRWLIGCLLGVGILINYIDRVGLSAATPELTRELGLTATDIGLLGSAFFWTYSLLQVPGGMVLDRFGVTTVGRASSFLWAVAATITALASGLWGIAAARLLLGVAEAPAFPASQKATGHWFPLDERARSTAIFDSAAKFSNVIGVPLVAYVIFLYGWRWGFGVTALLSFLYFVAYYVIYRNPSEDPNLSKAEHAYIVAGGGTPEGPATAGQSRMLGYLLRNRKVWGLTIGFSAYGYTFYLFLTWLPGYLAQTMHMNLMSAAGYSTIPWIFATLSDLLIGGFLVDHLIARGYDSTRVRQSVIIVGMLMGLAVIGAAFTVKPGWALLWLSIAISGLSAAAPVGSSIVSLIAPKGGAGTVGGILNFTNNMMGVLAPIVTGIVVDWTQSFAGAFMIAGVVLLIGIFFYVVVLGRIESIPDFAEEVPRDAVAVH, from the coding sequence ATGGCGAAGGCAAGCCAACAGGTACCCGGGCGACGCTGGCTGATCGGCTGTCTGCTCGGCGTCGGAATCCTCATCAACTACATCGATCGTGTCGGGCTCTCCGCCGCGACGCCCGAACTCACCAGGGAGCTTGGCCTCACCGCCACCGACATCGGCCTGCTCGGCAGCGCGTTCTTCTGGACCTATTCGCTGCTGCAAGTCCCCGGCGGCATGGTGCTCGACCGCTTCGGCGTCACGACCGTCGGCCGCGCCAGCAGCTTCCTCTGGGCGGTCGCTGCCACCATCACCGCGCTCGCCAGCGGACTTTGGGGCATCGCCGCCGCGCGTCTGTTGCTCGGGGTCGCGGAAGCGCCGGCGTTTCCGGCAAGCCAGAAGGCGACCGGCCACTGGTTTCCGCTCGACGAACGCGCGCGTTCGACCGCGATCTTCGATTCCGCCGCCAAATTCTCCAACGTGATCGGCGTGCCGCTCGTCGCCTATGTGATCTTTCTCTACGGCTGGCGCTGGGGCTTCGGCGTCACGGCGTTGCTGAGCTTTCTGTATTTCGTCGCCTACTACGTCATCTATCGAAATCCGAGCGAGGATCCGAACCTCTCCAAGGCGGAGCATGCCTACATCGTCGCCGGCGGCGGCACGCCGGAAGGCCCGGCCACGGCCGGGCAGAGCCGCATGCTCGGCTACCTCTTGCGCAACCGCAAGGTCTGGGGGCTGACCATCGGGTTCTCGGCCTATGGCTACACCTTCTATCTCTTCCTCACCTGGCTCCCGGGCTATCTCGCCCAGACCATGCATATGAACCTGATGTCGGCTGCGGGCTATTCGACGATCCCCTGGATTTTCGCGACGTTGTCGGACCTCCTGATCGGCGGGTTCCTGGTGGATCACTTGATCGCGCGGGGCTACGACAGCACGAGGGTTCGCCAGTCGGTGATCATCGTCGGCATGCTGATGGGGCTCGCCGTGATCGGCGCCGCGTTCACCGTGAAGCCGGGCTGGGCGCTGCTGTGGCTGTCGATCGCGATCTCGGGGCTGTCCGCCGCCGCGCCCGTCGGGTCGTCGATCGTGTCGCTGATTGCGCCCAAGGGCGGCGCGGGAACCGTCGGCGGCATTCTCAATTTCACCAACAACATGATGGGCGTCCTCGCACCGATCGTGACCGGCATCGTGGTCGACTGGACACAATCGTTTGCCGGCGCTTTCATGATCGCCGGCGTCGTGCTGCTGATCGGCATCTTCTTCTATGTCGTGGTGCTGGGGCGGATCGAATCGATTCCCGATTTTGCCGAGGAAGTGCCGCGAGACGCCGTTGCCGTCCACTGA
- a CDS encoding Gfo/Idh/MocA family protein, with protein sequence MTRIRIGVIGAGLIGRKHLRKLAEHSNYELVGIADVNAKQVAAEQPGARVFEDYRKLLDEARPEAVIIASPNQLHAENGIACARRGIHILIEKPVTDTLQTSADLIAEVRKAGIKSLVGHHRRHHEQVKALKALVAQGRIGDVVGVSAIWATHKPAEYFKIAPWRSQAGGGPILINLIHEIDFMRFAIGEIVAVSAIAANRQRSFAVEDTAAALVEFENGALGTFFLSDCAVSPWTMEQGLGESPEFPYSGQSSYRVMGRRGTLEFPSLDQWIQANDAQDWNKPIQAQANHAGSIDPYVAQLDHFRDVIRGVATSLQPVEDGARSLLVTLAIAEAATSGRRIDLRERYAALSTS encoded by the coding sequence ATGACCAGAATCAGGATTGGCGTCATCGGCGCGGGATTGATCGGGCGCAAGCATCTGCGCAAGCTGGCCGAGCACAGCAACTATGAGCTCGTCGGCATCGCTGACGTGAATGCCAAGCAGGTCGCAGCCGAGCAACCCGGCGCGCGCGTCTTCGAGGATTACCGAAAGCTGCTCGACGAGGCGCGGCCAGAGGCCGTGATCATCGCCTCCCCCAATCAGCTTCACGCCGAGAACGGCATCGCCTGCGCGAGGCGCGGCATCCACATCCTGATCGAGAAGCCGGTCACCGATACGCTGCAGACCTCCGCCGATCTGATCGCCGAGGTCCGCAAGGCCGGCATCAAGTCGCTGGTCGGCCATCACCGCCGCCATCATGAGCAGGTGAAGGCGTTGAAGGCGCTGGTTGCACAGGGCCGGATCGGCGATGTCGTCGGCGTCTCGGCGATCTGGGCGACGCACAAGCCGGCCGAGTATTTCAAGATTGCGCCCTGGCGGTCGCAGGCCGGTGGCGGCCCGATCCTGATCAACCTGATCCACGAGATCGATTTCATGCGATTCGCGATCGGCGAGATCGTCGCCGTCTCGGCGATCGCCGCAAACCGCCAGCGCAGCTTTGCAGTGGAGGACACCGCGGCAGCGTTGGTGGAATTCGAGAACGGCGCGCTCGGCACGTTCTTCCTCAGCGATTGCGCGGTCAGCCCCTGGACGATGGAGCAGGGGCTCGGCGAGTCGCCGGAGTTTCCCTATAGCGGGCAGAGCAGCTACCGCGTGATGGGCCGCCGCGGCACGCTCGAATTTCCGAGCCTCGATCAATGGATCCAGGCCAATGACGCGCAGGACTGGAACAAGCCGATCCAGGCTCAGGCCAACCATGCCGGCTCGATCGATCCCTATGTCGCCCAGCTCGATCATTTTCGCGACGTCATCCGCGGTGTGGCGACCTCGCTGCAGCCGGTCGAGGACGGCGCGCGCAGCCTTTTGGTGACGCTCGCCATCGCCGAAGCCGCCACGTCGGGACGGCGCATCGATCTGCGCGAGCGTTACGCGGCGCTCTCGACGTCGTAG
- a CDS encoding amidohydrolase family protein, producing MPQVTNQGRNKDTLIRNARLIDGTGAPWFEADLRISGSRIAAIGAALPADGADIIDARGCYLAPGFIDAHCHDDLICLREPDRPEKALQGVTTLVVGNCCFSLYPATASSAEMLRLHFSGLAGETRPNEVFDSFDGYRSALEGPGVALNLVSLVGHAAIRLAVLGYERRAATDQEVAAMQALLAEQLSQGAAGLSLGLVYPPSAYADTNELCALAATVRAHGKLLTAHIRSYEAGLLKSIDEFIAILRASGAAGLLSHLQSAGKPNWGAIPKALDRLEAARAEGIDISFDMYPYPAGSSYMLQLLPPAALEGGIDALRARLRDPGKREALRVLVEEGDPDPHAAQSKIVLIGWHNVRISGTGNPALKPLEGKSMVDAARGLGISPFDLMVRCIEEDQGQTGIIMFQLDEADLRAAFTHRLHMVGSDGIPRPGTKPHPRAYGSFPRVAGRLTGEQGWLTLEDAVRRMTAMPAQRFGLSDRGILRPGMIADMTLFDDTIMDKATFEAPTEMPAGIRSVFVAGEAVVADGRSTFARPGRALIAG from the coding sequence ATGCCCCAAGTTACAAACCAAGGCAGAAACAAGGACACCCTGATCCGCAATGCCCGCCTGATCGACGGCACCGGCGCGCCGTGGTTCGAGGCCGACCTGCGCATCAGCGGCAGCCGCATTGCGGCGATCGGCGCTGCCTTGCCCGCGGACGGGGCCGACATCATCGACGCGCGCGGATGCTATCTCGCGCCGGGCTTCATCGATGCGCACTGCCATGACGATCTGATCTGCCTGCGCGAGCCTGATAGGCCCGAGAAGGCGCTGCAAGGCGTGACCACGCTCGTGGTCGGCAATTGCTGCTTCTCGCTCTATCCGGCGACCGCAAGCTCTGCCGAGATGCTGCGCCTGCACTTCTCGGGGCTTGCGGGCGAAACCCGGCCGAACGAAGTCTTCGACAGCTTCGACGGCTATCGATCGGCCCTGGAAGGGCCGGGCGTGGCGCTCAACCTCGTCTCGCTGGTCGGGCATGCCGCGATCCGGCTCGCCGTTCTCGGTTACGAACGCCGCGCGGCGACGGACCAGGAGGTCGCGGCCATGCAGGCGTTGCTCGCAGAGCAGCTCAGCCAGGGCGCCGCCGGCCTGTCGCTCGGCCTCGTCTATCCGCCGAGCGCCTATGCCGACACCAATGAACTGTGTGCGCTGGCAGCGACCGTGCGCGCTCACGGCAAGCTGCTCACGGCGCATATCCGCAGCTACGAAGCGGGCCTGTTGAAATCCATCGACGAATTCATCGCGATCCTGCGCGCCTCCGGCGCGGCGGGTTTGCTGTCGCATCTTCAGTCGGCGGGAAAGCCGAACTGGGGCGCCATCCCTAAGGCGCTCGACCGGCTCGAGGCCGCGCGGGCGGAGGGGATCGATATCTCCTTCGACATGTATCCGTATCCTGCCGGCAGTTCCTACATGCTGCAATTGCTGCCGCCGGCCGCGCTCGAAGGCGGCATCGACGCGCTGCGCGCGAGGCTGCGCGATCCGGGCAAGCGCGAGGCGCTTCGCGTGCTGGTGGAGGAAGGCGATCCCGATCCGCATGCCGCGCAGTCCAAGATCGTGCTGATCGGTTGGCACAATGTGCGCATTTCCGGTACCGGCAATCCCGCGCTGAAGCCGCTCGAGGGCAAGTCGATGGTCGACGCCGCGCGCGGGCTCGGCATCTCGCCATTCGATCTCATGGTTCGGTGTATCGAGGAAGACCAGGGCCAGACCGGCATCATCATGTTCCAGCTCGATGAGGCTGACCTGCGCGCGGCCTTCACCCATCGCCTGCACATGGTCGGCTCCGACGGCATTCCGCGCCCGGGCACCAAGCCGCATCCGCGCGCCTATGGCAGTTTCCCGCGCGTCGCCGGCCGGCTGACAGGTGAGCAAGGCTGGCTGACTTTGGAAGATGCCGTACGGCGAATGACCGCGATGCCCGCCCAGCGCTTCGGTCTGTCCGACCGCGGCATCCTGCGACCGGGCATGATCGCGGATATGACTCTGTTCGACGATACCATCATGGACAAAGCGACGTTCGAGGCGCCGACGGAAATGCCGGCGGGCATCCGTTCGGTATTCGTGGCAGGCGAGGCCGTGGTCGCAGACGGACGCAGTACCTTCGCGCGTCCGGGCCGGGCCCTGATCGCCGGCTGA
- a CDS encoding GNAT family N-acetyltransferase encodes MNDLSVTILPEAAGDAQAIERLHERTFGPGRYVLSAYRIREHVDHLLELSFTARIGTLMVGSVRQLPITIGDTKALLLGPLTVEPPFRGRGVGRLLLERALKDAKAQGHAIVLLVGDEPYYSRVGFKPVPKGRITMPGPVDASRILVFELVDGAFEGVSGQVGPDWSRARG; translated from the coding sequence ATGAACGATCTCTCAGTCACCATCCTTCCCGAGGCCGCCGGCGACGCGCAGGCGATCGAGCGGCTGCACGAGCGCACCTTCGGGCCCGGACGCTACGTGCTCAGCGCCTACCGCATCCGCGAGCACGTCGATCATCTGCTCGAGCTCTCCTTTACAGCCCGCATCGGCACGCTGATGGTTGGCTCGGTGCGCCAATTGCCGATCACGATCGGCGATACCAAGGCGCTGCTGCTCGGTCCGCTCACCGTCGAGCCGCCGTTCCGCGGCCGCGGCGTTGGCCGCCTGCTGCTCGAGCGCGCGCTGAAGGATGCGAAGGCGCAGGGCCACGCCATCGTTCTGCTGGTCGGCGACGAGCCCTATTACAGCCGCGTCGGCTTCAAGCCGGTGCCCAAGGGCCGCATCACCATGCCGGGCCCGGTCGATGCCAGCCGTATCCTCGTCTTCGAACTCGTCGATGGCGCGTTCGAGGGGGTGTCCGGGCAGGTCGGTCCCGACTGGAGCAGGGCGCGCGGCTAG
- a CDS encoding DUF2946 domain-containing protein: protein MKWFRSNVRHGARLAIFAMLVQFALTFGHSHWFAQAAPLLQSSQQANGIASVDRTALQKQSPASPDHDQQGDDNCAICAVVSMASTVVFATPPLLHLPQAVEFLYRTTDAEFIHLKSASHAFQPRGPPAT from the coding sequence ATGAAGTGGTTCCGCTCGAACGTCAGGCACGGCGCCCGGCTCGCGATCTTCGCGATGCTGGTGCAGTTCGCGCTGACCTTCGGCCACAGCCACTGGTTCGCACAGGCCGCGCCGCTGCTCCAGTCGTCGCAGCAGGCCAACGGCATCGCATCCGTCGATCGTACAGCGCTGCAGAAGCAGTCGCCGGCCAGTCCCGACCACGACCAGCAGGGCGACGACAATTGCGCGATCTGCGCCGTGGTCTCGATGGCGAGCACCGTTGTGTTCGCGACGCCGCCGCTGCTGCATCTGCCGCAGGCGGTCGAATTCCTCTACCGCACCACCGACGCCGAATTCATCCATCTGAAGTCGGCCAGCCACGCGTTCCAGCCGCGCGGCCCTCCCGCAACCTGA
- a CDS encoding TonB-dependent receptor, which translates to MATLTLFYLNSTAMAQTAAPSNATTLPSVEVTAPPRVHPSRPPKLRTVRKRLQAPETPPSTAAQTVAGQNATFDQTRDNVVAPIGATSHTMNRQAIEALPQGNNATLDKVLLQFPGVTQDSAASGELHVRNEHANLQYRINGVMLPDGVGAFGQILDTGIVGSMSLLTGALPAQYGFRTAGVLDIQTKADAFNNSGVVGVYGGSNGTISTNVEYGGTAGQTQYFVSGRFLQNNLGIENPTASVNAIHDRTNQEKGFLYLSTVLDPTSRLTFMSGVSNATFQIPNNPGQTPNFTAFGVSNFDSSKLNEHQNEFNQFNVVAYQKSVGEWDTQIAYFNRYSQLHFYPDPIGDLVFNGASSDVYRQSLVNGIQQDTAWRVGYAHTLRFGFSVSAERTLVNSGTTVLPLADPTDPTAGTIDAPFSIFDSNAKTGWLTGTYLQDEWRITNNLTLNAGLRFDQMYQYVNANQLSPRVSLTWKPFDGTTFHAGYARNFTPPSQVIASPTNLALVTPPNAPANTQTPEVPVSSPVLPERSHVFDVGVVQKIYPIPGLEVGVDGYYKIARDLLDDGQFGAAYVLNGFNYDRGENVGIEVKSTYRNGNFNAYANLAWARQIATNVVSNQYLFGQDELNYIATHYVYTDHAQTLTASAGASYLWDGTRYSVSMIYGSGLRAGFANTDHLPAYTQVNLGLSHDFNIVAPNKPTTVRFDVVNLFDTIYQIRDGTGIGVFAPQYGPRRGFYVGVSQRF; encoded by the coding sequence GTGGCCACGCTCACGCTTTTCTATCTCAACAGCACCGCCATGGCGCAGACCGCCGCGCCGAGCAACGCCACGACCTTGCCCAGCGTTGAGGTCACTGCCCCCCCGCGCGTGCATCCATCGCGTCCACCGAAGCTTCGCACCGTACGAAAGCGTCTCCAGGCGCCCGAAACGCCGCCGTCGACCGCGGCGCAGACCGTGGCTGGCCAGAATGCGACGTTCGACCAGACCCGCGACAACGTCGTCGCCCCCATCGGCGCCACCTCGCACACGATGAACCGCCAGGCGATCGAGGCGCTGCCCCAGGGCAACAACGCGACGCTGGACAAGGTGCTGCTGCAATTCCCCGGAGTGACCCAGGATTCGGCTGCCAGCGGCGAGTTGCACGTGCGCAACGAGCACGCCAATTTGCAGTACCGCATCAATGGCGTCATGCTCCCCGACGGCGTCGGCGCATTCGGGCAGATCCTCGATACCGGGATTGTCGGCAGCATGAGCCTCCTCACCGGCGCATTGCCCGCGCAGTACGGCTTCCGCACCGCCGGCGTGCTCGACATCCAGACCAAGGCGGACGCCTTCAACAATTCCGGCGTCGTCGGCGTCTATGGCGGCAGCAACGGCACGATCTCGACCAACGTCGAATATGGCGGGACCGCCGGGCAGACGCAGTATTTCGTCTCGGGTCGCTTCCTCCAGAACAATCTCGGCATCGAGAACCCGACGGCGTCGGTGAACGCGATCCATGACCGCACCAATCAGGAGAAGGGATTCCTCTATCTGTCGACGGTGCTCGATCCCACCAGCCGTCTGACCTTCATGAGCGGTGTGTCGAACGCGACGTTCCAGATCCCGAACAATCCGGGACAGACGCCGAACTTCACGGCGTTCGGCGTGTCCAATTTCGACTCGTCGAAGCTCAACGAGCACCAGAACGAGTTCAACCAGTTCAACGTCGTTGCCTACCAGAAGTCGGTCGGCGAATGGGACACCCAGATCGCCTATTTCAACCGTTACAGCCAGCTGCACTTCTACCCCGACCCGATCGGAGATCTCGTCTTCAACGGCGCGTCCTCGGACGTCTATCGGCAGAGCCTCGTCAACGGCATCCAGCAGGACACCGCCTGGCGCGTCGGCTATGCCCACACGCTGCGCTTCGGCTTCAGCGTCAGCGCGGAGCGGACTTTGGTCAACAGCGGCACGACCGTGCTGCCGCTGGCCGACCCGACCGATCCCACCGCAGGCACGATCGACGCGCCGTTCTCGATCTTCGATTCCAATGCCAAGACCGGCTGGTTGACCGGGACCTATCTCCAGGACGAGTGGCGGATCACCAACAATCTGACCCTGAACGCCGGATTGCGTTTCGACCAGATGTACCAGTATGTGAACGCCAACCAGCTCAGCCCTCGCGTCAGCCTGACCTGGAAGCCGTTCGACGGCACCACGTTCCATGCCGGCTATGCGCGCAACTTCACGCCGCCGTCGCAGGTGATCGCCTCGCCCACCAATCTTGCTCTGGTGACGCCGCCCAACGCGCCAGCGAACACGCAGACGCCGGAGGTGCCGGTCAGCAGTCCGGTATTGCCGGAACGGTCACACGTGTTCGACGTCGGCGTTGTGCAGAAGATCTATCCGATTCCGGGCCTCGAGGTCGGCGTCGACGGCTACTACAAGATCGCGCGCGATCTGCTCGACGACGGCCAGTTCGGCGCGGCCTATGTGCTGAACGGCTTCAACTATGATCGCGGCGAGAACGTCGGCATCGAGGTCAAGTCGACCTATCGCAATGGCAATTTCAACGCCTATGCCAATCTCGCCTGGGCCAGGCAGATCGCGACCAACGTCGTCTCGAACCAGTACCTGTTCGGCCAGGACGAGCTCAACTACATCGCGACCCACTATGTCTACACCGACCACGCACAGACGCTGACGGCCTCGGCGGGCGCCTCCTATCTGTGGGACGGCACGCGCTACAGCGTGTCGATGATCTATGGCAGCGGCCTGCGCGCGGGCTTTGCCAACACCGATCACCTGCCCGCCTACACGCAAGTGAACCTCGGCCTGTCGCACGACTTCAACATCGTGGCGCCGAACAAGCCGACGACGGTGCGGTTCGACGTGGTCAACCTGTTCGACACGATCTACCAGATCCGAGACGGCACCGGCATCGGCGTGTTCGCGCCGCAATACGGGCCGCGGCGCGGCTTCTATGTCGGCGTCTCGCAGCGGTTCTAA
- a CDS encoding NUDIX domain-containing protein, whose translation MAARLDQMRRKYEYLLRRVFHSYFLLARGMTLGVRAVVLDRDDRVFLVRHSYVDGWYLPGGGVDLGETMEAAMRRELKEEGDIDLTGEAVLHGIFLNSHVSRRDHVAVYVVREFSQDRLPEPNREIVECGFFASSALPEGTTPGTRLRIAEVLEGRPQIVTWR comes from the coding sequence ATGGCAGCACGTCTGGACCAGATGCGACGGAAATACGAGTACCTGCTGCGGCGTGTCTTCCACTCCTACTTCCTGCTCGCTCGCGGCATGACGCTCGGAGTCCGCGCTGTGGTGCTGGATCGGGACGATCGCGTCTTCCTGGTCAGGCACAGCTATGTCGACGGCTGGTATCTGCCGGGCGGCGGTGTCGATCTCGGTGAAACCATGGAAGCTGCGATGCGGCGCGAATTGAAGGAGGAGGGCGATATCGACCTCACCGGGGAGGCGGTGCTGCACGGCATCTTCCTCAACAGCCACGTCTCGCGCCGCGACCATGTCGCGGTCTATGTGGTCAGGGAGTTCAGCCAGGACCGCCTGCCGGAGCCCAACCGCGAGATCGTCGAATGCGGGTTTTTCGCAAGCTCGGCCCTCCCCGAGGGCACCACGCCCGGCACGCGGCTGCGGATCGCGGAGGTGCTGGAGGGCCGCCCGCAGATTGTCACGTGGCGATGA
- a CDS encoding TetR family transcriptional regulator: MPGVKKQPARGAKPAPIKRRDRERTRQEILDIAFEEFAENGLLGGNTDAIAARASITKRLIFYYFNSKEELFIAVLEMAYAKMRAAEEDLHLDELEPEAAIRRLAEFTFDFDQAHPQFVRLVTIENIHRGRHITSSQKLKEMTRPSISQIAKVLERGVAGGVIRPGLDPIELHMTLNALCFFSVANRHTFEAQFAWDMSSPKARAQRRDEIADLLWRYVRKD, translated from the coding sequence ATGCCAGGCGTGAAGAAGCAGCCCGCGCGGGGCGCCAAGCCTGCGCCGATCAAGCGGCGCGACCGCGAGCGAACGCGGCAGGAGATCCTCGACATTGCCTTCGAGGAATTCGCCGAGAATGGCCTGCTCGGTGGCAACACCGATGCCATCGCCGCCCGCGCCAGCATCACCAAGCGGCTGATCTTCTACTACTTCAACTCAAAGGAAGAGCTGTTCATCGCAGTGCTCGAGATGGCTTATGCCAAGATGCGCGCTGCCGAGGAGGATCTTCATCTCGACGAGCTGGAGCCGGAGGCCGCGATCCGCAGGCTGGCCGAATTCACCTTCGATTTCGACCAGGCCCATCCGCAATTCGTCCGCCTCGTCACGATCGAGAACATCCATCGCGGGCGGCACATCACCAGCAGCCAAAAACTCAAGGAGATGACGCGGCCGAGCATCAGCCAGATTGCCAAGGTGCTCGAGCGCGGCGTTGCTGGCGGCGTGATCCGGCCCGGCCTCGATCCGATCGAACTGCACATGACGCTGAACGCGCTGTGCTTCTTCTCGGTCGCCAACCGTCACACCTTCGAGGCGCAATTCGCCTGGGACATGTCGTCGCCAAAGGCGAGAGCTCAGCGCCGCGACGAAATCGCTGATCTGCTCTGGCGCTACGTCAGAAAGGACTGA
- a CDS encoding IclR family transcriptional regulator, which produces MAASKKGAEPAERQNGIDRTIDLLEALLHLRAPSRLSDLAKQMGAPRSTVYAIANRLIAADLLESVGEGGQVYFGKAVHLYGRAYAEANPLHRRCREALDRLATEHSATAQLCALRGRKYVVVDTRDGSGLFRITTDVGVEVPLPWTASGRLLLDHMSPSEIRAFVPKEDFRLPDGRLIDVGDFIKDVARARRDGRCVTTALSDRFTSCLAAPIRDKKGVAVATLCFVVPADSLKERRAALLDDLVATATELSDRH; this is translated from the coding sequence TTGGCCGCATCCAAAAAGGGCGCCGAGCCCGCGGAACGCCAGAACGGGATTGATCGGACCATCGATCTCCTGGAAGCGCTGCTGCATTTGCGCGCGCCCTCCAGGCTCAGCGACCTCGCGAAGCAGATGGGCGCGCCGCGGTCGACGGTCTATGCCATCGCCAACCGCCTGATCGCGGCGGACCTGCTCGAGAGCGTTGGCGAGGGCGGCCAGGTCTATTTCGGCAAGGCGGTGCATCTCTACGGCCGGGCCTATGCGGAGGCCAATCCCCTGCATCGCCGATGCCGCGAAGCCCTCGACAGGCTGGCGACCGAGCATAGCGCGACCGCGCAACTCTGCGCGCTACGTGGCCGCAAATACGTCGTGGTCGATACAAGGGACGGGTCGGGCCTGTTCCGGATCACGACGGATGTCGGCGTCGAGGTGCCGCTGCCGTGGACTGCATCCGGCAGGTTGCTGCTCGATCACATGAGCCCTTCGGAGATTCGTGCGTTCGTTCCGAAGGAGGATTTTCGCCTTCCGGACGGACGCCTGATCGATGTCGGTGATTTCATCAAGGATGTCGCGCGCGCGAGGCGCGACGGCAGATGCGTGACGACGGCACTGTCCGATCGGTTTACGTCGTGTCTTGCCGCGCCCATCCGCGACAAGAAGGGGGTCGCGGTCGCGACGCTTTGCTTTGTCGTTCCCGCAGACTCGCTGAAGGAACGCAGGGCCGCGCTGCTCGACGACCTGGTCGCCACCGCAACCGAACTCTCAGATCGCCACTGA